From Excalfactoria chinensis isolate bCotChi1 chromosome 4, bCotChi1.hap2, whole genome shotgun sequence, one genomic window encodes:
- the SMYD1 gene encoding histone-lysine N-methyltransferase SMYD1 isoform X2, translating to MTRGGMESVEVFTTEGKGRGLKAQKEFLPGDVIFAEPAYAAVVFDSLTHVVCHTCFKRQERLHRCGQCKFAYYCDRTCQRDAWLNHKNECSAIKKHGKAPTENIRLAARILWRIEREGSGLSENCLVSIDDLQNHVESFDEEEKKDLRVDVESFLEFWPAQSQQFGMQYISHIFGVINCNAFTLSDQRGLQAVGVGIFPNLCQANHDCWPNCTVIFNNGKIELRALSKISPGDELTVSYVDFLNVSEERQKQLKKQYYFDCTCEHCKKKIKDDLMLAVKEGDNKPSAETVKEVIQFSKDTLEKINKARLEGTYHEVVKLCRECLKKQEPVLGDTNIYLLRILSIVSEVLSYLQMFEEAAEYAKRMVDGYMKIYHPNNAQLGMAVMRAGVTHWHAGLIEAGHSMICKAYAILLITHGPSHPITKDLEVMRVQTEMELRMFQQNEFMYYKMREAALKNQKIQVMPEPSNEAPPSLFHKKE from the exons ATGACCAGAGGGGGAATGGAATCAGTTGAAGTGTTCACGACTGAAGGCAAAGGCAGGGGCTTGAAAGCACAGAAGGAATTCTTGCCTGGAGATGTCATCTTTGCAGAGCCAGCCTACGCTGCTGTGGTTTTTGATAG CCTGACACATGTAGTCTGCCACACCTGCTTCAAACGGCAGGAGAGGCTCCATCGCTGCGGCCAGTGCAAGTTTGCCTACTACTGCGACCGGACCTGCCAGAGAGATGCCTGGCTGAACCACAAAAATGAGTGCTCTGCCATCAAGAAGCATGGCAAGGCACCCACCGAGAACATCAG GCTGGCAGCCCGGATCCTGTGGCGGATAGAGAGAGAAGGCAGTGGGCTGTCAGAGAACTGCCTGGTCTCTATTGATGACCTGCAAAACCACGTGGAGAGCTTTgatgaggaggagaagaaggacCTCCGTGTTGATGTGGAAAGCTTCCTGGAGTTCTGGCCAGCTCAGAGCCAGCAGTTTGGCATGCAGTACATCTCCCACATATTTGGAGTG ATCAACTGCAATGCCTTTACCCTCAGTGACCAAAGGGGACTGCAAGCTGTTGGCGTGGGAATCTTCCCCAACCTCTGCCAGGCCAACCACGACTGCTGGCCCAACTGCACTGTCATCTTCAACAATGGCAA GATTGAGCTGCGGGCACTGAGCAAGATCTCCCCAGGAGATGAGCTGACTGTGTCCTACGTGGACTTCCTCAATGTGAGCGAGGAGaggcagaagcagctgaagaagcagTATTACTTCGACTGCACCTGTGAGCACTGCAAGAAAAAGATCAAAGATGACCTGATGCTGGCAGTGAAGGAGGGGGACAACAAG CCTTCTGCAGAGACAGTGAAGGAGGTTATCCAGTTCTCCAAGGACACGCTGGAGAAGATCAACAAGGCCCGCCTGGAGGGAACTTACCACGAA GTTGTGAAGCTGTGCCGTGAATGCCTGAAGAAACAGGAGCCTGTGCTGGGAGACACAAACATCTACCTCCTGAGGATCCTCAGCATTGTCTCTGAGGTGCTCTCCTACCTCCAGATGTTTGAGGAAGCAGCTGAATATGCCAAGAGGATGGTGGACGGCTACAT GAAAATATACCATCCCAACAACGCACAGCTGGGGATGGCTGTGATGCGAGCAGGAGTGACCCACTGGCATGCTGGCCTTATTGAAGCCGGGCACAGCATGATCTGTAAAGCCTATGCCATTCTCCTGATAACCCATGGACCTTCCCACCCAATTACCAAAGATCTGGAG GTCATGCGTGTCCAGACGGAGATGGAGCTGCGCATGTTCCAGCAGAATGAGTTCATGTACTACAAGATGAGGGAAGCTGCCCTCAAAAACCAGAAGATTCAAGTCATGCCTGAACCCAGCAATGAGGCCCCACCCAGCCTCTTCCACAAGAAGGAGTAA
- the SMYD1 gene encoding histone-lysine N-methyltransferase SMYD1 isoform X1, with the protein MTRGGMESVEVFTTEGKGRGLKAQKEFLPGDVIFAEPAYAAVVFDSLTHVVCHTCFKRQERLHRCGQCKFAYYCDRTCQRDAWLNHKNECSAIKKHGKAPTENIRLAARILWRIEREGSGLSENCLVSIDDLQNHVESFDEEEKKDLRVDVESFLEFWPAQSQQFGMQYISHIFGVINCNAFTLSDQRGLQAVGVGIFPNLCQANHDCWPNCTVIFNNGNHEAVRSMFHTQMRIELRALSKISPGDELTVSYVDFLNVSEERQKQLKKQYYFDCTCEHCKKKIKDDLMLAVKEGDNKPSAETVKEVIQFSKDTLEKINKARLEGTYHEVVKLCRECLKKQEPVLGDTNIYLLRILSIVSEVLSYLQMFEEAAEYAKRMVDGYMKIYHPNNAQLGMAVMRAGVTHWHAGLIEAGHSMICKAYAILLITHGPSHPITKDLEVMRVQTEMELRMFQQNEFMYYKMREAALKNQKIQVMPEPSNEAPPSLFHKKE; encoded by the exons ATGACCAGAGGGGGAATGGAATCAGTTGAAGTGTTCACGACTGAAGGCAAAGGCAGGGGCTTGAAAGCACAGAAGGAATTCTTGCCTGGAGATGTCATCTTTGCAGAGCCAGCCTACGCTGCTGTGGTTTTTGATAG CCTGACACATGTAGTCTGCCACACCTGCTTCAAACGGCAGGAGAGGCTCCATCGCTGCGGCCAGTGCAAGTTTGCCTACTACTGCGACCGGACCTGCCAGAGAGATGCCTGGCTGAACCACAAAAATGAGTGCTCTGCCATCAAGAAGCATGGCAAGGCACCCACCGAGAACATCAG GCTGGCAGCCCGGATCCTGTGGCGGATAGAGAGAGAAGGCAGTGGGCTGTCAGAGAACTGCCTGGTCTCTATTGATGACCTGCAAAACCACGTGGAGAGCTTTgatgaggaggagaagaaggacCTCCGTGTTGATGTGGAAAGCTTCCTGGAGTTCTGGCCAGCTCAGAGCCAGCAGTTTGGCATGCAGTACATCTCCCACATATTTGGAGTG ATCAACTGCAATGCCTTTACCCTCAGTGACCAAAGGGGACTGCAAGCTGTTGGCGTGGGAATCTTCCCCAACCTCTGCCAGGCCAACCACGACTGCTGGCCCAACTGCACTGTCATCTTCAACAATGGCAA tCATGAGGCAGTAAGATCAATGTTCCACACACAGATGAG GATTGAGCTGCGGGCACTGAGCAAGATCTCCCCAGGAGATGAGCTGACTGTGTCCTACGTGGACTTCCTCAATGTGAGCGAGGAGaggcagaagcagctgaagaagcagTATTACTTCGACTGCACCTGTGAGCACTGCAAGAAAAAGATCAAAGATGACCTGATGCTGGCAGTGAAGGAGGGGGACAACAAG CCTTCTGCAGAGACAGTGAAGGAGGTTATCCAGTTCTCCAAGGACACGCTGGAGAAGATCAACAAGGCCCGCCTGGAGGGAACTTACCACGAA GTTGTGAAGCTGTGCCGTGAATGCCTGAAGAAACAGGAGCCTGTGCTGGGAGACACAAACATCTACCTCCTGAGGATCCTCAGCATTGTCTCTGAGGTGCTCTCCTACCTCCAGATGTTTGAGGAAGCAGCTGAATATGCCAAGAGGATGGTGGACGGCTACAT GAAAATATACCATCCCAACAACGCACAGCTGGGGATGGCTGTGATGCGAGCAGGAGTGACCCACTGGCATGCTGGCCTTATTGAAGCCGGGCACAGCATGATCTGTAAAGCCTATGCCATTCTCCTGATAACCCATGGACCTTCCCACCCAATTACCAAAGATCTGGAG GTCATGCGTGTCCAGACGGAGATGGAGCTGCGCATGTTCCAGCAGAATGAGTTCATGTACTACAAGATGAGGGAAGCTGCCCTCAAAAACCAGAAGATTCAAGTCATGCCTGAACCCAGCAATGAGGCCCCACCCAGCCTCTTCCACAAGAAGGAGTAA